One window of Nocardia nova SH22a genomic DNA carries:
- a CDS encoding GntR family transcriptional regulator: protein MTADPVPLRQPAEGPHPASGSAHPASGADVANGARSIRKADRARQVADVLRQQIHSGRCPDPLPTEAELAAEFAVSRNAVREALALLRDEGLIGRVPRVGTYVAQRKYDHDLDSLRGLKETLRGHGEVRNEVRAAVRLVPPPAVANRLALEPGESAVYLERLRYLGDLPLSLDHTYLAPDIGAQILDCDLRSEDIFALIERISGQSLGSADLAVEAITADIHSAATLQAPEGSALLLLERLTYLADGRPVDLEYIRMRGDRITLRNSLVRTAEGNDWRLSPHGVGQSAG from the coding sequence ATGACGGCAGATCCGGTCCCGCTGCGGCAGCCCGCCGAAGGTCCGCATCCGGCCTCCGGGAGCGCACATCCGGCCTCCGGCGCGGACGTTGCGAACGGCGCCCGGTCGATTCGCAAGGCCGATCGCGCGCGGCAGGTCGCCGATGTGCTGCGCCAGCAGATCCACAGCGGGCGCTGCCCCGACCCGCTGCCGACCGAGGCCGAACTCGCGGCGGAGTTCGCGGTGTCGCGCAACGCCGTCCGCGAGGCCCTGGCGCTGCTGCGCGACGAAGGACTGATCGGCCGGGTGCCGCGGGTGGGTACCTACGTGGCGCAACGCAAATACGACCACGATCTGGACAGCCTGCGCGGTTTGAAGGAGACCCTGCGCGGCCACGGTGAGGTTCGCAACGAGGTACGCGCCGCGGTACGCCTCGTCCCGCCGCCCGCGGTCGCGAATCGGCTCGCCCTCGAACCCGGGGAGTCCGCGGTCTACCTGGAGCGCCTGCGCTACCTGGGCGACCTCCCGCTGAGCCTGGACCACACCTATCTGGCGCCGGACATCGGTGCGCAGATCCTGGACTGCGATCTGCGTTCGGAGGACATCTTCGCGCTCATCGAGCGGATCAGCGGGCAATCGCTGGGTTCGGCCGATCTGGCGGTGGAGGCCATCACCGCCGATATCCACAGCGCCGCCACCCTGCAGGCGCCGGAGGGCAGCGCCCTGCTGCTCCTGGAACGACTGACCTACCTGGCCGACGGGCGGCCGGTGGATCTGGAATACATCCGCATGCGCGGCGATCGGATCACCCTGCGCAACAGCTTGGTTCGCACCGCGGAAGGTAACGATTGGAGGCTGAGCCCTCATGGCGTCGGTCAATCAGCGGGCTGA
- a CDS encoding ROK family protein, translated as MTSPTLERRSSSSTARPVRSVPRPVVPPELRITDNPAAAVLRAATRGPIFRDNAAQTTGLSIATVNRQVSALLSSGLLRERADLTASGAVGRPRVPFEIDTDRFATLGVHIGANLTRIVAADLSGRILGGLEIATPQAAQDAAITIIARSAKAFLDRLPRRRPLWVGVALAGRVDPVAGVVDHPRLDWQSAPVGPIFATVLDLPVSVAAHVEAMAAAELLLSTGAPERTGERPGSSLYIYGRETVGVAVTLHDRVYTPANGPGSIAHLPTGSDIDCSCGRRGCLEASVGEAGVLARAVRAGIVPKREAPRKPMIAELYRAAEQGSAPARDILVERAEILGRTAALVRDMFNPDRVVLGGQAFTGYRPGLERVVQAFGQATTLAPADLRISRFGGRVQEHAAAVTSLSVCYADPLSALRRATRAAR; from the coding sequence ATGACGAGCCCCACCCTCGAACGCCGTTCCTCCTCTTCCACCGCTCGGCCGGTACGCAGTGTGCCGCGGCCGGTGGTACCACCAGAGCTTCGGATCACCGACAATCCCGCCGCGGCCGTGCTGCGTGCGGCCACCCGTGGCCCGATCTTCCGCGACAATGCCGCGCAGACAACGGGTTTGAGCATAGCAACGGTGAACCGTCAAGTGTCGGCGCTACTTTCGTCCGGACTACTACGAGAGCGCGCGGACCTCACCGCATCCGGCGCCGTCGGCCGCCCGCGGGTGCCGTTCGAGATCGATACCGATCGCTTCGCCACCCTCGGCGTCCACATCGGCGCGAATCTCACCCGCATCGTGGCCGCCGATCTGTCCGGCCGCATCCTCGGCGGGCTCGAGATCGCCACCCCGCAGGCCGCGCAGGACGCCGCCATCACCATCATCGCCCGCAGCGCCAAGGCATTCCTGGACCGGCTGCCGCGCCGCCGCCCGCTGTGGGTCGGTGTGGCGCTGGCGGGGCGGGTCGATCCGGTGGCCGGTGTCGTGGATCATCCGCGCTTGGACTGGCAGTCGGCGCCCGTGGGCCCGATCTTCGCCACCGTCCTCGACCTGCCGGTGTCGGTGGCCGCCCACGTGGAGGCGATGGCCGCCGCGGAACTGCTGCTCAGCACGGGTGCGCCGGAACGCACCGGGGAGCGGCCGGGCAGCAGCCTCTACATCTACGGTCGTGAGACCGTCGGCGTCGCGGTCACGCTGCACGATCGGGTGTACACCCCGGCCAACGGCCCGGGGTCGATCGCCCACCTGCCGACCGGATCCGATATCGATTGCTCGTGCGGCCGGCGCGGTTGCTTGGAGGCATCCGTCGGTGAGGCCGGGGTGCTGGCCCGGGCCGTGCGGGCGGGCATCGTGCCGAAACGGGAGGCGCCGCGTAAGCCGATGATCGCCGAGCTGTACCGCGCCGCCGAACAGGGTTCGGCACCGGCTCGGGACATCCTCGTCGAGCGCGCCGAAATCCTCGGCCGCACAGCGGCTCTCGTGCGCGACATGTTCAATCCGGATCGTGTCGTGCTGGGCGGGCAGGCCTTCACCGGTTACCGTCCGGGGCTCGAACGGGTGGTGCAGGCATTCGGGCAGGCCACCACTCTGGCGCCGGCGGATCTGCGGATCAGCCGGTTCGGTGGGCGGGTGCAGGAACACGCCGCCGCTGTCACCTCGCTGAGTGTCTGCTACGCCGATCCGCTGTCGGCGCTGCGTCGGGCCACTCGCGCCGCACGATGA
- a CDS encoding DUF2207 family protein produces the protein MLNFRGGALGALLLVGTGLFATAPLAQAQEAAGVAITADVKLSDEGLLEVSETVKVPEGGQFRMALPLRVALGDDGERRFSVTDISTTGPGSAQVSGDVFSVEAPPGESSFKYTVHGAVSDAPGSQLFRWTGALNTDVSSFDGSVISPSYQMGIADCNVGPVGNARKCKDARVEPDGVLTMHEDNLHKGDVLDVTLQLPPGTVKPNADIRDGKDSGPFAVTAPVLIAFGVLLLALAAFGGYLAWARRQDAAALTTSETLDPLRRNGKHTEFVSPDGMLPGEAGVLIDGSADAVDIAATVVDLAVRRYLWITPAGDSDWRITRVNAPDDQLRDYEKHVYATLLPEGTDAVLVSELRAPGRVAADPARTALRRDAIERGTLIDHDRRGLSFWIGVALLVIGVGATIGLAVSGGYALVGVAIALGGAAMLLLGRYLPMRTATGRALAAQVKQLQNGLDAQRPDQIAPADHELVFSRALPFTIIGGRADNWIRTFRDVDLAADRQAGLYWFGGFDRDRNLHRFAGHFPYFITALEGLFSAAD, from the coding sequence ATGCTGAACTTTCGGGGGGGCGCGCTCGGCGCTCTGTTGTTGGTCGGGACGGGGCTGTTCGCCACAGCGCCGCTCGCGCAAGCACAGGAAGCCGCTGGTGTAGCCATCACCGCGGACGTCAAACTGAGTGATGAGGGTCTGCTCGAGGTCTCGGAAACGGTCAAGGTTCCCGAGGGCGGACAGTTCCGGATGGCACTGCCGCTGCGGGTGGCACTCGGCGACGACGGGGAGCGCCGCTTCAGCGTGACCGATATCTCCACCACGGGTCCGGGATCGGCCCAGGTGTCGGGGGATGTGTTCAGCGTCGAGGCGCCGCCGGGGGAATCATCGTTCAAATACACTGTGCACGGCGCGGTCAGCGACGCTCCGGGTTCACAGTTGTTCCGCTGGACGGGGGCGCTCAACACCGATGTCTCCTCGTTCGACGGATCGGTGATCAGCCCCAGCTATCAAATGGGCATCGCGGACTGCAATGTCGGCCCGGTCGGTAATGCCCGTAAATGCAAGGACGCCCGGGTCGAACCCGACGGCGTGCTCACCATGCACGAGGACAACCTGCACAAGGGCGATGTTCTCGACGTCACCCTGCAACTGCCGCCGGGGACCGTCAAGCCCAATGCCGATATCCGCGACGGCAAGGACTCCGGTCCGTTCGCTGTCACCGCCCCGGTGCTGATCGCCTTCGGTGTGCTGCTGCTGGCACTGGCCGCCTTCGGTGGTTATCTGGCCTGGGCGCGCCGTCAGGACGCGGCCGCGCTGACCACCTCCGAGACACTGGATCCGCTGCGGCGCAACGGAAAACACACCGAGTTCGTCTCGCCGGACGGCATGCTGCCGGGCGAGGCGGGCGTGTTGATCGACGGCTCCGCCGATGCCGTGGACATCGCCGCCACGGTCGTGGATCTGGCGGTGCGCCGGTACCTGTGGATCACTCCGGCCGGTGATTCGGATTGGCGGATCACCCGGGTCAACGCGCCCGACGATCAGCTGCGCGATTACGAGAAGCACGTGTACGCGACGCTGCTGCCCGAGGGCACGGACGCGGTGCTCGTCTCGGAACTGCGTGCACCCGGCCGGGTCGCCGCGGATCCGGCGCGCACGGCCCTGCGCCGGGACGCGATCGAGCGCGGCACCCTGATCGATCACGATCGGCGCGGGCTGTCCTTCTGGATCGGCGTCGCCCTGCTGGTGATCGGCGTGGGTGCGACCATCGGCCTGGCGGTGTCGGGTGGTTATGCCCTGGTCGGGGTGGCCATCGCCCTCGGCGGCGCGGCCATGCTGCTGCTCGGCCGCTATCTGCCGATGCGCACGGCGACGGGCCGGGCGCTGGCCGCCCAGGTGAAGCAACTACAGAACGGACTCGACGCGCAGCGTCCCGATCAGATCGCGCCCGCCGACCACGAACTGGTGTTCTCGCGCGCACTGCCGTTCACGATCATCGGCGGACGGGCCGACAACTGGATCCGCACCTTCCGCGATGTGGACCTCGCGGCGGATCGGCAGGCCGGGCTCTACTGGTTCGGCGGCTTCGACCGCGATCGCAATCTGCATCGATTCGCCGGGCATTTCCCGTATTTCATCACCGCGCTGGAAGGTCTGTTCAGCGCGGCGGACTGA
- a CDS encoding neutral zinc metallopeptidase, whose translation MPPPQPYGPAGRRPPPRKRGGGRFASAIVVLLLIVTSGLIRVAVRTGFDTATHSGDHSNYTYAPKPGSDSTGVDATSTNPLLAEPGSPLSPANCPYSSWSTQVDAARKFFESAATCLANAWQPVLQQAGLPFTAPKLLVSASTSGITTPCSGSSSNFAAFYCGADQTIYMPISQLQTDMFGDHWEVYLSVFAHEYGHHIQALSGILGAANKQRRQNGLYSTQGLELSRRVELQANCFDGMYFASSAGGKAVTPIQAQNARKDAYGRGDTASDMRDHGTPEHAGDWWSAGFDKNATAQCNTFTAPSGQVS comes from the coding sequence ATGCCACCACCTCAGCCCTACGGTCCCGCCGGTCGGCGCCCACCCCCGCGGAAGCGCGGCGGTGGCCGATTCGCCTCGGCGATCGTGGTGTTGCTGTTGATCGTGACCTCCGGCCTGATCCGCGTCGCCGTCCGCACCGGATTCGACACCGCCACACATTCCGGTGACCACTCCAATTACACCTACGCGCCCAAACCCGGTTCCGATTCCACCGGCGTGGACGCCACATCGACGAATCCGCTTCTCGCCGAACCGGGTTCGCCGCTGAGCCCGGCGAACTGCCCGTACTCGTCCTGGAGCACCCAGGTCGACGCCGCGCGCAAATTCTTCGAAAGCGCCGCGACGTGCCTGGCGAATGCGTGGCAGCCGGTGCTGCAGCAGGCCGGTCTCCCGTTCACCGCGCCGAAGTTACTGGTCAGCGCGTCGACCTCGGGGATAACCACACCGTGCAGCGGTTCCTCGAGCAACTTCGCTGCCTTCTACTGCGGCGCCGATCAGACCATCTACATGCCGATCAGCCAGCTGCAGACCGATATGTTCGGCGATCACTGGGAGGTCTATCTCTCCGTCTTCGCCCACGAGTACGGCCACCACATCCAGGCACTGTCGGGAATCCTCGGCGCGGCCAACAAACAGCGGCGGCAGAACGGGCTCTACAGCACTCAGGGACTCGAGCTGTCGCGCCGAGTCGAATTGCAGGCCAACTGCTTCGACGGGATGTACTTCGCCTCGTCCGCGGGCGGGAAGGCGGTGACACCGATCCAGGCCCAGAACGCGCGCAAGGACGCCTACGGTCGCGGTGACACCGCCAGCGACATGCGCGATCACGGCACCCCCGAACACGCCGGTGACTGGTGGAGTGCCGGATTCGACAAGAACGCGACGGCGCAATGCAATACGTTCACCGCGCCGTCGGGACAGGTGAGTTGA
- a CDS encoding neutral zinc metallopeptidase yields MTQPPGFPPPGRGPYGPPPGYRPPPGYGPPPGYGPPPGYPPPGYGPRPPYGAPLPPPGVYPMGPHGIRPLPPPGYYPPPRRGGGAAGAVFAVLAVFVVVGGLVAFATMGGRDNSSSSYATSTPSFTYTTPSWPSTSESTTYTTSSAPTTTRSAYRTTTVVTTTKPAGPQPVAATATNPLFGDQNSGLINVSCDYPRWGSTVAAATAFFQAAKSCLDRMWQPLLASQNLPFSSPTVSVPASGANAVSPCTSSGGSYAAFYCSTNNTIYMPLDHIQTEMYGDRWYVYLAVFAHEYGHHVQAISGISKKSNRDRYDAGVNSSTGLELSRRLELEAQCFAGMFFGSSLYVGTITNDQGYFVKQDNYDRGDDHSDVRDHGTNQHYGAWYAQGEEHNRTWMCNTWNSPSDAVS; encoded by the coding sequence ATGACACAGCCGCCAGGGTTTCCGCCGCCGGGGCGAGGGCCGTACGGTCCGCCGCCCGGCTATCGTCCGCCGCCCGGCTACGGACCACCGCCCGGCTACGGCCCACCGCCCGGATATCCGCCGCCGGGCTACGGCCCGCGTCCGCCCTACGGTGCGCCGCTGCCGCCGCCGGGGGTGTATCCGATGGGGCCGCACGGGATTCGGCCGCTGCCGCCGCCCGGTTACTATCCGCCGCCGCGCCGCGGTGGCGGGGCCGCCGGTGCGGTGTTCGCGGTCCTGGCGGTGTTCGTGGTGGTCGGCGGCCTGGTCGCCTTCGCCACCATGGGCGGGCGCGACAATTCCTCGTCCTCGTACGCGACCTCGACGCCGAGCTTCACCTATACGACGCCGAGCTGGCCCTCCACCTCCGAATCCACGACCTACACGACCTCGTCCGCGCCGACCACCACCCGGTCGGCCTATCGGACCACGACGGTGGTGACGACGACGAAACCCGCTGGCCCGCAACCGGTTGCGGCCACCGCGACGAATCCGCTGTTCGGCGATCAGAACTCCGGACTGATCAATGTCTCCTGCGACTATCCGCGGTGGGGTTCCACCGTGGCCGCGGCGACGGCCTTCTTCCAGGCGGCCAAATCCTGTCTGGACCGGATGTGGCAGCCGCTGCTGGCCTCGCAGAATCTGCCGTTCTCCAGTCCCACCGTGAGTGTTCCGGCCAGCGGTGCGAACGCCGTGTCCCCGTGCACGAGTTCCGGCGGTAGTTACGCCGCCTTCTACTGCTCGACGAACAACACCATCTACATGCCGCTCGATCACATCCAGACCGAGATGTACGGCGATCGGTGGTATGTGTATCTCGCCGTCTTCGCCCACGAATACGGGCACCATGTCCAGGCGATCTCGGGCATCTCGAAGAAGTCGAACCGCGACCGATACGACGCCGGTGTCAATTCGTCTACCGGGCTCGAGCTTTCGCGGCGGCTCGAGTTGGAGGCCCAGTGCTTCGCGGGGATGTTCTTCGGCTCGTCCCTGTACGTCGGCACGATCACCAACGACCAGGGCTACTTCGTGAAGCAGGACAACTACGATCGCGGTGACGATCATTCCGATGTGCGTGATCATGGTACGAACCAGCACTACGGCGCGTGGTACGCGCAGGGTGAGGAACACAACCGCACCTGGATGTGCAATACCTGGAACTCGCCGTCGGACGCGGTGTCCTGA
- a CDS encoding TetR/AcrR family transcriptional regulator — MSPRRQRSARGSGTELRAEILAATRELLARTGNADSVSIREVGRLVGVTAPSIYRHFADKDDLIDAAVAEVFSELDAAIAAATDPADSPIARMREQGLAYVRFALRHPGQYLVATGGVGSGPTTVDQVLGSGAFQRFSQTVRDAMDTGLITPGDPMPVVLELWSTVHGVVSLMIAKPYLPWGDPEQIADRVMAAACLGRAVLDVIGGDTPDPDEGARWVARIREQR; from the coding sequence ATGTCGCCGCGACGTCAGCGCTCCGCCCGCGGATCCGGCACCGAGTTGCGGGCCGAGATCCTGGCCGCGACGCGAGAGTTGCTGGCGCGCACCGGAAATGCCGATTCGGTCTCGATCCGGGAGGTCGGCAGGCTGGTGGGGGTCACGGCGCCGTCGATCTACCGGCACTTCGCCGACAAGGACGATCTCATCGACGCCGCGGTCGCCGAGGTCTTCTCCGAACTCGACGCCGCGATTGCCGCCGCGACCGATCCCGCGGACTCACCCATCGCTCGCATGCGCGAACAGGGTTTGGCCTACGTACGATTCGCGCTGCGGCATCCCGGGCAGTACCTGGTCGCGACCGGCGGCGTGGGATCGGGCCCGACCACCGTGGATCAGGTACTCGGAAGCGGTGCCTTCCAACGGTTTTCGCAGACCGTACGCGACGCGATGGACACCGGGCTGATCACACCCGGCGATCCGATGCCGGTGGTACTCGAACTCTGGTCGACCGTACACGGCGTGGTCTCGCTGATGATCGCCAAACCCTATCTGCCCTGGGGAGATCCGGAGCAGATCGCCGATCGGGTGATGGCGGCCGCCTGCCTGGGACGCGCGGTTCTCGATGTGATCGGCGGTGACACACCGGATCCCGACGAGGGTGCCCGGTGGGTGGCCCGGATACGCGAACAGCGGTAG